The Parafrankia irregularis sequence GTCCCGGGCGGTGTCCGACGCGCATCTGGCCGGCGGGGAGAAGGGAATCATGATCGCGGAGGTGGAGGCCTTCGCGGCGGCCAGCGGAGGGCACTGGCAGATCCTCACCGGCTGCCGCAAGGGCGCTGTCCCGCGCGCGCTGGCCGCGGGAGAACCGGCCGTGGAACACGAGCGGGGGATGGCCGTGGCCGAGCGGGGGGTGGACGCGGCCCGCCGTGCCCTCGACGAGCTCGTCGGTCTGTTCGGTCGGGAGAACGTGGCCGTCGAGCTGTGGGACCGCGCCGCCCCGCTCGACTCGGCCCGTAACGACGCCCTCGCCGAGCTCGCGCGGGACGCCGGGCTGCCGGTCGTCGCCACCGGCAACGTCCACTTCGCCACGCCGGCGTCGGCGCGGCTGGCCGCGACCATGGCGGCCGTGCGGGCCCGGCGGTCCCTGGACGAGATGGACGGCTGGCTGCCCGCGGCCGGCACGGCTCACCTGCGGTCCGGCCCGGAGATGGCCGCCCGGTTCGGGCGCTATCCGGGGGCGGTCGATGCCGCGGCCCGGATCGGCGCGGAATGCGCGTTCGGTCTCGACCTGGTCGCGCCGCGGCTGCCGGACTTCCCTGTTCCCCCCGGGCATGACGAGGCGAGCTGGCTGCGGCTGCTGACCATGCAGGGCGCCGTCCGCCGCTACGGCCCCGCGCGGGCCGAGCGGGTCGCGGGGGCCTACGACCAGCTTGTCCACGAGCTCAAGGTGATCGAGCAGCTGGGTTTTCCAGGTTATTTTCTGATTGTCCATGATATCGTCGAGTTCTGCCGGAGGAGCGATATTCTCTGTCAGGGGCGCGGCTCGGCTGCGAACTCGGCGGTCTGTTACGCGCTTGGCATCACCAATGTCGACGCGGTCTCCTTCGGCCTGCTGTTCGAGCGCTTTCTCGCGCCTGAGCGGGACGGCCCTCCGGACATTGATATAGATATCGAGTCGGGGCGCCGGGAAGAGGTCATCCAGTACGTCTACGGTCGCTATGGCCGGGATCGGGCCGCGCAGGTCGCGAATGTGATCACCTATCGGCCGCGGTCCGCGGTGCGTGATGTCGCCCGCGCGCTGGGTTTCTCGCCCGGCCAGCAGGACGCCTGGTCACGGCAGATCGACCGGGGGATGCCACGCCACGCCCATCCCGCCGATCGGCCCGACACCAGGGCCGATGCCGATGCCGATGCTGGCGCCGGCGCCGGCGCCAGCATCGAGGCACCCGACTCGTCGGCGGGGATTCCGGCCGAGGTGCTTGATCTGGCGGGCCAGCTTCTCGGGTTCCCCCGCCATCTGGGGATCCATTCCGGTGGGATGGTCATCTGTGATCGCCCGGTCGCGGAGGTGGTCCCGGTCGAGTGGGCCCGCATGCCGGGGCGCACGGTGGTGCAGTGGGACAAGGACGACTGCGCCGCGGCCGGGCTGGTCAAGTTCGACCTGCTGGGCCTGGGCATGCTGTCGATGCTGCACGGTGTCTTCGACCTCATCCGCACGCATCACGGCCGGCAGCTCGATCTCGGTTCGATACCGCCGGAGGATCCAGCGGTCTACGACATGCTGTGCGCGGCCGACTCCGTCGGGGTCTTCCAGGTGGAGAGCCGTGCGCAGATGTCGACCCTGCCCCGGCTGCGTCCGCGGCGGTTCTACGACCTGGTCGTCGAGGTCGCCCTCATCCGGCCGGGGCCCATCCAGGGCGGCTCGGTGCATCCGTACATCCGACGTCGCAACGGAACGGAGGAGGTGGTCTACCCGCATCCGCTGCTGCGCCGTTCGCTGGAGAAGACGCTCGGGGTGCCCCTGTTCCAGGAGCAGCTCATGCAGATGGCGATCGACGTGGCCGGGTTCACCCCCGCCGAGGCCGACCAGCTCCGGCGGGCCATGGGGGCCAAACGCGCCACGGAGCGCATCGACCGGCTGCGAACCCGTTTCTACGCGGGAATGGCGGTGAACGGTATCACCGGGGCGATGGCGGACGATCTGTACGCCAAACTCGCGGCCTTCGCGGACTTCGGTTTCCCGGAGAGTCATTCGGTGAGTTTCGCGTTCCTCGTCTATGCCAGCTCCTGGGTGAAACTGTATTACCCGGCGGCTTTCTGCGCCGCGTTGCTCAACGCGCAGCCGATGGGTTTCTACTCGCCGCAGAGCCTGGTCGCCGACGCACGCCGGCATGGCGTCGTCGTGCACGGGCCGGATCTCAACGCGTCCGAGGCGGGGGTGACCCTGGTCGGCTCGCCTGCGGCGCTGCGGCTCGGTCTGGCCGGGGTCCGGCGGCTGGGTGGCGAGCTGGCCGAACGCATCGTCGCCGAACGCCGCGCGTGCGGTCCCTACCAGGACATGAGCGATCTGGTGCGCCGGGTGGGGCTGCGGGCCGAGCAGATCGAGGCGCTCGCGACGGCCGGGGCGTTCGGTTGTTTCGGGCTGGCCCGGCGGGAGGCGTTGTGGGCGGCCGGGGCGGTTGCCCAGGCTCGTCCGGGCCGGCTCGACGGCATGGTGTTCGGCGCGGACGTGTCGGCTGTCGCCGCCGCGCTGCCGGGGATGACCACAACGGAGACCGTGGTCGCCGACCTGTGGGCGACCGGGATAACCCCGGGCTGCTATCCCACCGAGCTTGTCCGCGGCCGGCTGGACGAGCTGGGAGTCGTGGTCGCCCGGCGGCTGCGGGATCTCGGCGGGGGCCGGCGGGTGCTCGTGGCCGGGGTGGTGACGCACCGGCAGCGTCCGCGGACCGCGGGAGGCGTGACCTTCCTGAGCCTGGAGGACGAGACCGGCCTGGTGAACATCATCTGTTCTCGTGGGGTGTGGGCCAGGCACCGGTCGGTGGCCCGGTCGGCACCGGCCCTGATCGTGCGGGGCCGGCTGGAGAGCGCGCAGGGTGTGGTGAACGTGATCGCCGAGAGCCTGCGGCCGCTGCCACTGGCTGTGGGCCGGCGGTCCAGGGACTTCCGATGACGGCGCGGCTCCGACTGGCACAGCCCTTGCATACAGTCACAGACTCAGTCACCATCAGTTACTTTCGCGGGTGGGGTGATTACCGAGAGTGGTGATGTCTGGTGGCTGTGACTCGTATGGACGACCGGCAGGCGGCAGCGGAAGCGAAGAGTCCTCTGCTGCGACAGCGGAACACCTGGCTGCGGCGGCTGGCCGGACTGTCGGCCGGGGGGCTCCTCCTCGGCCTGATCATCGGTCTGCTGCTGCCGCGCTAGGGCCGGGCCTGCCGGAGTGCCCCATCCTGCACGTGGACATGGACGCCTTCTTCGCCTCGGTGGCGGTGCGGGACACTCCCGGGCTGCGCGGGCGACCGGTGATCGTCGGGGGCGGTGACCGGGGTGTCGTGCTGTCCGCGACCTACGAGGCCCGAGCCTTCGGGGTACGCAGTGCCATGCCGATGGCGCAGGCGCGCCGGATGTGCCCGGCGGCGGTCGTCGTCCCCGCCGATCACGGGCGCTACCGCGAGGCCTCTAGCGCGATCATGGGCGTCTTCCGTGACCTGACCCCGCTCGTCGCCCCCATCTCCCTGGACGAGGCGTTTCTGGACGTCGCCGGGGCGCGGCGGCTGTTCGGCGGCCCGGTCGACATCGCGCGGGCGATCCGGGCGCGCATCGCCGCGGAGCAGGGGCTCACCTGTTCGATCGGGGTGGCGCCCTCGATGTTCGTCGCGAAGATCGCATCGACCCGCTGCAAGCCGGACGGACTGTCGGTGGTGCGTCCCGAGGAGGTGCTCGCCTTCCTGCACCCGCTGCCGACGGCGGCGCTGTGGGGGGTGGGGCCGCGCACCGAGGAGACGCTGACCCGGCTGGGGCTGCGCACCATCGGCGACATCGCACGGACCCCGGCGGACACGCTGCGGAGGGCGCTGGGAGCGGGTGCCGCGGATCATCTGATCGCGCTCGCGCACGGCCGTGACGACCGCCGGGTCGACCCGGACCGCACCGAGGTGTCGATCGGCGCGGAGGAGACCTTCCCGACGGATCTGGCCGAGCCCGAACCGCTGGCACGCGAGCTGCTCCGGCTCTGCACCCGGGTCGCCGGCCGGCTGCGCGGGCGTGGCGAGGTGGCGCGCAACATCTCGATCAAGGTCCGCTACGCCGACTTCACCACTGTCACCCGAGCGCGTACGCTGCGCGAGCCGACCGACGTCACCTGGCTGGTCTACCGTGCCGCCCGGGAGCTGTTCGACGAGCTGTGGGGCACCCAGCGGCCACGGGTACGGCTGGTGGGCGTGCGGGCGTCCGGCCTGTCCGCGGCCGCACGGGCCGGGCGTCAGCTGACCTTCGACGAACAACCGGCACGCTGGGCGGACGTGGACCGGGCTACCGACGGGGCACACCGGCGGTTCGGGGACGGATCCGTCCGGCCCGCATCACTGCTGGCATCTCCGTCCAAACGCCGAACGGTGATGATCGTCCGCCCATGATCGTAGGATGGGCCTGGCATGAACGCGGCCGGCCCGGGCAAGACGCCAGTACGCCGAATCGCTCTGGTCGGTAAGGGTTCGAACCTGCTTGGACACAGCATGACCAGTTGCCTACCGCCTCGGCCCCGCACATGCCTATTCTTTGGGTGTCAGGTTCCGTCCGGCGGGCCTGAAGGTCGTGGGAGGAGCGTCGATGCCGCTCTCGGAAAACGAGCAGCGCCTACTGGAGCAGATCGAGCGCGCTCTCGTCGAGGACGATCCGAAGTTCGCGAGCACGGTCCGTTCGACGAATCCCCGGACTTACCTGCTCCGGCGGGTTCGGCGCAGTGCGGGGGTGTTCGTCCTCGGTCTCGTCGTCCTCGTCGTCGGGGTTGTCCTCAACCAGGTGCCGCTGACGGTCGTCCTGGGGATCCTGGGGTTCGCGATGATGCTCTTCGCGGCTCTTCGGGGCGCTGCGGACCTGCGGCGGATGAGCGGGCGTGGGCCTGACACCGGGCGTCGTGCCCCGGGGGTGAGAGGCAGGCCCGGCGGCAGGCAGCGCCAGCCTCGCTCGTCCTCGTCGTTCATGGAGCGGGTCGAGGAGCGCTGGCGCCGGCGCTGGGAAGACGGCTCCTGAGCCGAGGCCGAGACCTGTGAGCCGAGACCTGGGCTGTGAGCCGGCTTCAGCCAGCCGGCGGTCCAGGTCCCGGGTCAGTCCAGGCTCCCGCCAGGTCGCCAGGACCTCTCGGCCCGGTCGCTAGGACGGCCCGGTCGCTAGGACCCCTCGCGGGGGCCGCTGCCGGTCGCCGCGAGGACCGGTCTGTCGTCGTGGCCTGGCGTGATCCGTCGCAGCACGGACGGCGGGGCCACGGTCGCCATCGCCCGCCGCCCACGCGGCGTGACGGACCACAGCACCCTGCGCGCCAGCGCCAGATCGGTCAGCAGAGCAGGGTCGAACGCGATCGTCCCCGGTGGGGCGTAGCGAGCCCGTTCCTGGGCTGTGGCCAGCCGTATCAGCGCGTCCCGCGCCGCGAGGACCTCCGGCGATCCGGCCTCGGGCCCGGCCTCCAGGAACGAGATCAGGCGTTGCGCGCCGGATCGTGGTGAGTCGCTGCTTCGCAGCCGGATCCCGAGGTCGGCGGCGATGTCGACAAGCTCGGCCCAGACGGCGTGGACCCGAGCGACCAGCGCCGCGTCCGTCGGAGCCCCCGAGCCCGCATGGCCGTGTGGGCTCGGGGCCATGCGGCGCCGTCGCAGCACGAGCCGGGTCAGCGCCGGCACGCTGAGCAGCCCCAGAACGCCGAGCCCCAGCCCGACCCAGGGCAGCCACGGGGGCGGGAACGAATGCGTCCGGGCACCCCTGGCGGCCGACCCCACCGGTTGCTCCGGCTCCTCATCGAGGGCGCCTGGGTCCGCGGGAACGGGCGTCACGACCGGGGTGGGCTCGACCCCGACCGCGTCGTCCGCCTCGGGAGTGGACGACGCTCCCGCGTCGTCGGCCGGGTCGGTGGACGGTGCGTAGTCCGGTGCGGGGGTGCTCCCGTCGGTGCGGCGGGTTGGCTCGAAGGGGATCCAGCCCAGCGTCGGGAACCAGACTTCGGGCCAGGCGTGTGCCTGCTTGTTGGTAATCAGCCAGCTGCCGTCGGACTGCTGCGTTCCATGCGTGAAACCGATGGCGACCCGGGACGGCAGGCCGAGCAGCCGTACCAGTACGGCCATGGCGGAGGCGAACTGCTCGCAGTACCCACGCCGGCTGGAGAACAGGAAGTCGGCGAGGGCGCCGTCCTGAGCCGTGGGCGCCCCGGTCAGGTCGTAGGTGAAGTCCGGGCCACGCAGATAGTTCTGGATGGCGACGACCTTCGCGTAGTCGGTGTCGGTGCGGGCGGTGACCCGGTCGAGCAGCGTCGGCAGCCGGGGATCGAGGCCGGCGGGCAGGGCGGTCACGACGTCCATGGAGTCGGGCACGGCACCGGTGGCGGCCCTGATCTGCTCGGAGGTCGGATCGGGAACCTCGGCCTGCACGGTGTAGCGCAGCCCGGCGGTGGAGGTGCGGGTGGAGAACACCGTGCCGGTCGGCTCGGCGAGGCGCCAGTCGCCGACCAGGCCGTCGAAGCGGGTGGGGATACCCGGGACGGGGAGGTACCTTTCGGTCATCTCCTTACTTACCGTCACGGTCGCTTCGGTCGGAACGGTACGGACGTCCGCCTCGGGTCCCGGCAGGCCCGCGCTGACCCGGGCATCCTTGGTCGCGTTCAGCGTCCGGAGCGTGAAGCGCTGGCCGTCGAAGTTCTCCAGCGCGGTGAGCCGCAGGTAGTTGGGGGTGGCGGTGGACACCCGCAGCAGCGGGACCTCGCGTTCGTTGTGGATCTGCTGGGACAGCGAGACGATGGGCTGGATGACGCTGGCCGAGCTGCGGCCTTCGCTGGCCCCGATCGCGCTGCCTCTGTTGACCACTCCCCGCCCGTCCAGAGACGGCAGCACCAGCGGCACGAGCGCCGCGATCACCAGGCAGCCCGCGGCGATCTGTGCCCCGAGCCCGCCCAGACCGTTGCTGATCATTCTGGGGGAGCGGTCCCCCGTCAGGCGGCCCCACCTGGTCACCATGCGGTTGCCGTCCAGCAGCATCAGCGCGACGAAACCGATCGCGCCCAGCACGAAGGGCAGGGTGCCCACGCCGGCGGGGAGGATGGCGGCCGGGACGAGGAAGAGCGCGAGCAGCGGGATACCCGCCAGCGCCGGCCGGTCGACGACGACGACGACGAGCAGATCGACGGCCATGACGACCACGTAGGTGGCGACGAGGACCAGGACGACCAGGCCCGGTTGCTCCGGCACCGGTACCGCGAGCTGCCGGATCTCGTCCCTGATCGGCGTGGCCAGGTCGAACAGGGCCGACGTCGAGGCAGGTGTGGGGATCACGCCGAGCAACGCGGCCTCGTGGGCGCCCACCGCGGTGACGGACATGCACAGGCCGACGAGGCTCAGGCAGAAGCCGGTGAGTGCGGGGTGCCGGATCGACCTGCCGACATGCCGGCCCAGGACGGCCGTGCCCACCCCCACCACTGTCGCGATCAGGACAGTCCGGAACCACCAGATGGTGCCGGCGAACAGCGGTGCCATGGCGGTGCTGGCGAGCAGACAGGCCGCGCCGCCGAAAACGGAGGCGATCGGCCGCGGGGTCACCATCCGCGGCCCGCCGAAGTGGCCGGTCCGCCGGTGGTGGCCGCGGTCGGGGAGGGCTCATACGGCGAGCCGGGTCGGTAGAGCGGCCCGGTGGGTGCCGGGGCCGGGGTGGGCGTCACCCCCGGTGCCGTTCCGGGTGCCGGACTCGGGCCTGATGCCGAGCCCGGCACGGGAGTCCGCGCCCCGGCCCCGGTCGGCCGCGAGCCTGGCCGCGGCGTGTTGTTGCCGCCGACGCCGCCGACACCGGCTGCGCCAGGCGCAGCACCAGCACCAGCACCAGCGCCGAAACCGCCGATGCGCGAGTGCGTTCGTCCGCCGCCCGCCCCAGGACGGAAGATCCGCGGCCAGGTGTCCGCCAGCCGTGTCGTGCGGTCCGCGACCAGCACGGTCCACCCGTGCCTGGTCAGGATGTGCCGGGACATCTCGACGGTGTTGGCGGCGGTCGATTCCTCGGCGCTCCACTGGGCGATGTCGGTCAGCACGGCGATCGCCGGTGCCTTCCGTGGCCGGGCACCGGCGATCAGGGTGGCAGTGGCCTGGTCGACCCGTCCGAGCACGACGACCACCATGCCGGAGTGCTCCGCGGACCGCAGGCGCGCCAGCGCCGGGTTCAGCAGGGCGGACGGGCTCGGCTCGATGACCGCGAGCTGGTCGAGCAGCGCGCCGACGGCGTTGCCGGGGCCGGTGGCGGCCACCCGGCTGCCGGTGAGCAGTCGCACCCCGTAGCCGCTGCGGGCGAGGTTGACCGCGATCGAGCCCGCCGCGCTGACCGCCCACGAGAACGGGCCGTCGGGATGGTCCGCGGGCCAGGAGTCGGCCCGGGTGTCGAGCAGCACGGTGGCCGCGCCGGTGAGCGGCCGCTCGCTTCTGCGCACCGTCAGCTCACCGAGCCGGGCCGTGGTCTTCCAGTGGACCTTGCGTAGGTCGTCTCCGGATCGGTAGGGCCGGGTCGTCGATTCGTCGTCACCCGCCCGAGCGGAGGAACGGCGCACCGCGTTGTTGAGCGTCGACAGCCCGACGGAGGGCACCAGCGGCATGCGTTCGAGCGCGGGCGCGACCGTGAGGCTGTCCTTGCCGCGGAAGCTGCGTTCCAGCTCGCACAGGCCGAACGGATCGGTCAGCCGGATGGTCAGCGGCCCGACCTGGTACCGGCCGCGGGTCTGGGCCCGCATGGAGTACGACAGGTCACGCGAGCCGCCCGGCTCGATGCGGTCCACCACGAAACGTGCCCGGTGGCCGAGATGGGACGTCACGTCCTCGACGAGCAGGACGGACGAGCGCAGCCGGGAGACGTTGTCCAGCCGGATCCGCACCGCGACGGTATCCCCGGCGGTCACGCGGGGTGGGTCGAGCCGGCGCGTGCAGGCCAGGCGGTAGCGAGTCCGGGCGACGAACGCGGCTGCGACCAGGGGGAACATCAGCAGCAGGAGGGCGACGGCGAGCAGGTCCTGCTCGCCGATGATCGCGGCCGCGGCGATGCACGCTCCACCGGCGGCGAGGAACGAGCAGCCGCGTACCGTCAGCCCGCGCAGTGCGGCGATGTAGTCGTGCACGTGTCTCTAGCGACCGCGCCGCGGCGGCCGCGGTTGCGCCTGCCGGGCGACCGGGATCCGGGCGATCAGGTCGGTGACGATCCGCGCCGCGATGTCGTTCGTCGGCTCACCGGAGAGCGTGATCTCCGGGTGCAGCAGGAGGCGGTGCGCGAGCACGGCACTGGCCAGTGCCTGGACGTCGTCGGGGAGCACGTAGCCACGCCGGTCGATGGCCGCGTGTGCCCGCGCGGTGCGGATGAGGTGCAGGGCCGCCCGCGGCGACGCCCCCAGCGTGATCTCGGGATGTCGCCGGGTGGCGCCGACCAGGTCGACGATGTACTGCCGGACCTCGTCCGAGACGTGCACGGAGCGGACCAGGCCGGCGAGCTTGGCCACCTCGGCCGCGTTGGTCACGGGGACGACACCCGTCAGCGGATCGTTCTGCCCGTGGTTGTCGAGCATCGCCAGCTCGGCGGCGGGGGAGGGGTAGCCCATCGAGACCCGGGCGGTGAACCGGTCGCGCTGAGCCTCCGGCAGCGCCCGGGTGCCGTCCATCTCGATCGGGTTCTGGGTGGCGATGACCATGAAGGGCGGCTCGAGGCGGTAGGTGACACCGTCCACGGTCACCTGGTGCTCCTCCATGCATTCCAGGAGCGCCGACTGTGCCTTCGGTTCCGCACGGTTGATCTCGTCGCCGACCACGATGTTCGCGAAGACCGGACCGGGCCGGAACTCGAAGTCGCGGGTTCCCTGGTTGTAGACGCTCACCCCGGTCACGTCGCTGGGCAGCAGGTCCGGGGTGAACTGGATCCGGCGGACCCGGGCGTCGATGGAGCGGGCGAGTGC is a genomic window containing:
- a CDS encoding DUF58 domain-containing protein is translated as MHDYIAALRGLTVRGCSFLAAGGACIAAAAIIGEQDLLAVALLLLMFPLVAAAFVARTRYRLACTRRLDPPRVTAGDTVAVRIRLDNVSRLRSSVLLVEDVTSHLGHRARFVVDRIEPGGSRDLSYSMRAQTRGRYQVGPLTIRLTDPFGLCELERSFRGKDSLTVAPALERMPLVPSVGLSTLNNAVRRSSARAGDDESTTRPYRSGDDLRKVHWKTTARLGELTVRRSERPLTGAATVLLDTRADSWPADHPDGPFSWAVSAAGSIAVNLARSGYGVRLLTGSRVAATGPGNAVGALLDQLAVIEPSPSALLNPALARLRSAEHSGMVVVVLGRVDQATATLIAGARPRKAPAIAVLTDIAQWSAEESTAANTVEMSRHILTRHGWTVLVADRTTRLADTWPRIFRPGAGGGRTHSRIGGFGAGAGAGAAPGAAGVGGVGGNNTPRPGSRPTGAGARTPVPGSASGPSPAPGTAPGVTPTPAPAPTGPLYRPGSPYEPSPTAATTGGPATSAGRGW
- a CDS encoding error-prone DNA polymerase — encoded protein: MTERLVEKLTAKPQVPVVPYAELHCHSAFSFLDGASQPEDLVAEAVRLGLSALALTDHNGMYGTVRFAEAAAAAGLPTVFGTEVSFGSPAPRDGAADPDATHLVILARDAEGYRRLSRAVSDAHLAGGEKGIMIAEVEAFAAASGGHWQILTGCRKGAVPRALAAGEPAVEHERGMAVAERGVDAARRALDELVGLFGRENVAVELWDRAAPLDSARNDALAELARDAGLPVVATGNVHFATPASARLAATMAAVRARRSLDEMDGWLPAAGTAHLRSGPEMAARFGRYPGAVDAAARIGAECAFGLDLVAPRLPDFPVPPGHDEASWLRLLTMQGAVRRYGPARAERVAGAYDQLVHELKVIEQLGFPGYFLIVHDIVEFCRRSDILCQGRGSAANSAVCYALGITNVDAVSFGLLFERFLAPERDGPPDIDIDIESGRREEVIQYVYGRYGRDRAAQVANVITYRPRSAVRDVARALGFSPGQQDAWSRQIDRGMPRHAHPADRPDTRADADADAGAGAGASIEAPDSSAGIPAEVLDLAGQLLGFPRHLGIHSGGMVICDRPVAEVVPVEWARMPGRTVVQWDKDDCAAAGLVKFDLLGLGMLSMLHGVFDLIRTHHGRQLDLGSIPPEDPAVYDMLCAADSVGVFQVESRAQMSTLPRLRPRRFYDLVVEVALIRPGPIQGGSVHPYIRRRNGTEEVVYPHPLLRRSLEKTLGVPLFQEQLMQMAIDVAGFTPAEADQLRRAMGAKRATERIDRLRTRFYAGMAVNGITGAMADDLYAKLAAFADFGFPESHSVSFAFLVYASSWVKLYYPAAFCAALLNAQPMGFYSPQSLVADARRHGVVVHGPDLNASEAGVTLVGSPAALRLGLAGVRRLGGELAERIVAERRACGPYQDMSDLVRRVGLRAEQIEALATAGAFGCFGLARREALWAAGAVAQARPGRLDGMVFGADVSAVAAALPGMTTTETVVADLWATGITPGCYPTELVRGRLDELGVVVARRLRDLGGGRRVLVAGVVTHRQRPRTAGGVTFLSLEDETGLVNIICSRGVWARHRSVARSAPALIVRGRLESAQGVVNVIAESLRPLPLAVGRRSRDFR
- a CDS encoding AAA family ATPase encodes the protein MVTEPGVLRWHDPAADIDHLSEVADRVRRSAETVIDGKSDVIRTALVVLFAEGHLLIEDVPGVGKTMLAKALARSIDARVRRIQFTPDLLPSDVTGVSVYNQGTRDFEFRPGPVFANIVVGDEINRAEPKAQSALLECMEEHQVTVDGVTYRLEPPFMVIATQNPIEMDGTRALPEAQRDRFTARVSMGYPSPAAELAMLDNHGQNDPLTGVVPVTNAAEVAKLAGLVRSVHVSDEVRQYIVDLVGATRRHPEITLGASPRAALHLIRTARAHAAIDRRGYVLPDDVQALASAVLAHRLLLHPEITLSGEPTNDIAARIVTDLIARIPVARQAQPRPPRRGR
- the dinB gene encoding DNA polymerase IV, whose amino-acid sequence is MPECPILHVDMDAFFASVAVRDTPGLRGRPVIVGGGDRGVVLSATYEARAFGVRSAMPMAQARRMCPAAVVVPADHGRYREASSAIMGVFRDLTPLVAPISLDEAFLDVAGARRLFGGPVDIARAIRARIAAEQGLTCSIGVAPSMFVAKIASTRCKPDGLSVVRPEEVLAFLHPLPTAALWGVGPRTEETLTRLGLRTIGDIARTPADTLRRALGAGAADHLIALAHGRDDRRVDPDRTEVSIGAEETFPTDLAEPEPLARELLRLCTRVAGRLRGRGEVARNISIKVRYADFTTVTRARTLREPTDVTWLVYRAARELFDELWGTQRPRVRLVGVRASGLSAAARAGRQLTFDEQPARWADVDRATDGAHRRFGDGSVRPASLLASPSKRRTVMIVRP
- a CDS encoding transglutaminase family protein, whose translation is MVTPRPIASVFGGAACLLASTAMAPLFAGTIWWFRTVLIATVVGVGTAVLGRHVGRSIRHPALTGFCLSLVGLCMSVTAVGAHEAALLGVIPTPASTSALFDLATPIRDEIRQLAVPVPEQPGLVVLVLVATYVVVMAVDLLVVVVVDRPALAGIPLLALFLVPAAILPAGVGTLPFVLGAIGFVALMLLDGNRMVTRWGRLTGDRSPRMISNGLGGLGAQIAAGCLVIAALVPLVLPSLDGRGVVNRGSAIGASEGRSSASVIQPIVSLSQQIHNEREVPLLRVSTATPNYLRLTALENFDGQRFTLRTLNATKDARVSAGLPGPEADVRTVPTEATVTVSKEMTERYLPVPGIPTRFDGLVGDWRLAEPTGTVFSTRTSTAGLRYTVQAEVPDPTSEQIRAATGAVPDSMDVVTALPAGLDPRLPTLLDRVTARTDTDYAKVVAIQNYLRGPDFTYDLTGAPTAQDGALADFLFSSRRGYCEQFASAMAVLVRLLGLPSRVAIGFTHGTQQSDGSWLITNKQAHAWPEVWFPTLGWIPFEPTRRTDGSTPAPDYAPSTDPADDAGASSTPEADDAVGVEPTPVVTPVPADPGALDEEPEQPVGSAARGARTHSFPPPWLPWVGLGLGVLGLLSVPALTRLVLRRRRMAPSPHGHAGSGAPTDAALVARVHAVWAELVDIAADLGIRLRSSDSPRSGAQRLISFLEAGPEAGSPEVLAARDALIRLATAQERARYAPPGTIAFDPALLTDLALARRVLWSVTPRGRRAMATVAPPSVLRRITPGHDDRPVLAATGSGPREGS
- a CDS encoding DUF3040 domain-containing protein, with amino-acid sequence MPLSENEQRLLEQIERALVEDDPKFASTVRSTNPRTYLLRRVRRSAGVFVLGLVVLVVGVVLNQVPLTVVLGILGFAMMLFAALRGAADLRRMSGRGPDTGRRAPGVRGRPGGRQRQPRSSSSFMERVEERWRRRWEDGS